The Gammaproteobacteria bacterium nucleotide sequence CCACATCGGGCTGGAGGATCTTCGCGCCCTCGAACAGCTCATCTACCGTCACTTCCGGATTGTCCTGCAATTGCTTCTCAACCCAGCCCATTACTTCAGTATCGGTCGCGACCATCGATCAACTCTCCCGTGTAACGATGAACCAGCCAGGACATCCTTTGCCAGCGCAAACGATAAGGTGTGACAAAGTGGAACGCAATATCTGTCAGTGCTGATGCGAATATGATTCGGCGGCGCGCGGATGTCCCCGGCGTCACCGGGTTCAGAAATCAATGACGACCTGGAGCCCGAAGGTTTCCTCGAAGAGGCCTTTCTTCTGATCCACGGTCCAGCGCTCCAGCAGCACGTCGCCGGCACAGTCGGCGCTCAAGCGGAGACTGCGCCCGTCCAGGGTGGCCGTGACCGAGCGGATAAGCTGACGGCGCTGCCGGTCCAGACCGTCAACCAGGCGCAGGATCGCGCCCAGGTGGTCGACCAGCACTCGATCCGCCGGGGCCAGTGACGCATATGCCCGGTGATGCGACCTGGGATGGCTCTTGCGATGATAGCGCGCGACGTTCCCCACAATTGCCAGCTCGCGCGGCGAAAGGCCCGGTATTTCCGAGTTGCCGAGAATATAGAGCGTGTGCTTGTGGTGTTTTTTCATCGCGACGAACACGCCGATATCGTGCAGGATTGCCGCAACTTTCAGGAGATGCCGTGCATGGGACCCCTGTCCGTGCAGGGACTCGAGCTGGTCGAATACGCTGACCGCCAGCCTTGCGACATGACGGCCATGGGCCTCGTCGAACATGTAGCGGCGCCCGAACGACACCGCGGCCTGCGTAAGTTGCTTCTCCTGCCGGCTGTCGTTGGTGGCCCTGGAATTGAGGTCGGCCATGAGGTCGAGCGTCACGCCCTCCTTCACCCCGATGTGCGGAACCAGGATCTCCCGCGTGCCGGTAAGCTCCGCCAGTCGCCTGAAGACCACGGCGGCGGGCAATATGACGTCCGCGCGGTCGTGCCTCAGCCCCAGTTGTTCGATTCGCTCCGAATACGACAGGCGCGCGAGGAGCCCGATAGCGGAATCCAGGCCCGACACGGGCAGTCTGCTGACACCGTCCTTCGTCTTGCCGGGGGCGGCCAGCGCGGCCAGGGCCTCTATGTTTCCTCCACAACCGATGAACCCGGTCGGCTGCCAGTATTGCGCGGGCGCCGGAATGTTCATGACCGCCACATACTCGGAGAGCAGTCGCTGAAACGCCCCGGGCTCGCTGCCGGGCTCGGCCAGCCGTTCCAGCAGACGGACCGAACCCATCGAATGGGTTTCGCTCCAGAGCATGCCCGAGTCGTCCACCAGCGAGAGCTCGACGCTGCCGCCGCCGAGGTCCACGAGCAGCCAGCGGCCGCCCTCCAGGCCGATGCGCGCCGCGACCGCCAGGTGCACCAGCCTCGCCTCCTCGGATCCGGTGATGGCCTTCAGCCTGATCCCGGTCTCGCGTGCGATCCTCTCGACGAGGAGAGGCCCGTTGCGCGCTTCGCGCACTGCGCTGGTCGCGACCGCCCTGTAGTGTTCGATGTCGAATTGCTTCAGGTATCCCCGGAAGCGCTGGAAGGCCTCGACCGTGGCGTCCATGGTCTCGGGAGCCAGCCGGCCGGTGAGGAAGACCTGGTGCCCCAGCCGAATCGGCACCCGCTCCGAATGAAGCGTGGCGTACCTGGCCGGTGACGTGAACTCCACGGCCATGAACCGGATTCCGTTCGACCCCGTGTCGACGCAGGCAAGTCGGATCGGGAATTCAACCTGGGCGTCGGAACCGTTCTGATTGGTCATGGTCCGGGCCCCGGCCATTCGTCGAGGAGGAGCGCGATCACGCGGCCGGGTCCGTGGACTCCGGTCACCATGACCTGGCCGATGTCGGCCGACTTGCTGGGACCGGAGTGCAGCGCCAGCGCGGCGCCACCGTCGTCGCGGCACGCGGCCAGCGCCTCGCCGAGGGTGCCGGCAACCGTGCCGGCGTCCACCAGCACCACGTGCACCGGCGGGAGCAGTTGGGTGCGCCGCCCGTCCCGGCTGCTCAGCACCAGCGACCCGGACTGGGCGGCCGCCGCGCGCGCAACCGACACCCCCAGCGCGGCCTCCCGGGGCGGCGCCTCGGGTGCCGGCAACGCCAGGATCGCGGGAACGCCGGTCCCGTGGCTGACGCTCGCGAAATGGGCGGCGAACCCGTGCAGCCACCGGCGCGCCGCGTCCGCGTCGGCGAAGCGGTGCACCTCGCCCCCCGCCGCCCGGAAGCACTCCGCGAAGTGCTCCACCGGCGTGGGGGCATCGGTCGCCGCCGTGCTCAGCTCGCCCGGATGAGGCGCCCGCGGCCGGTCCCGGAGCGCGCGCCGCACCCGCTCTAGAATCCGCTCCCTCACTCGATACCCTCCCGCCAGAGCTCGCGGAACGAGGCCCGCGACGGCTCCGGATCCTTGCGCACCTCGCGCCAGCCGCTCACCACCGGCAGGGGTACGCGGCGCACCGGTTCGGGGAGCGCGTGCAGCATGCCCCCGGCGGCCCGGTACAGTCCTGGCCGGGTGGCGACCGCCGTCCACGCCTTCAGCAGGCCCGCCTTGGCGCGGGAGTCCATCCCCGCCTCCACCGCCCGCCGGCGCCAGCTCAGGAGCAGCTCGGGGATGGGGATGCGCACCGGGCAGGCCTCCTCGCAGGCGCCGCACAGGCTGGACGCGAAGGGGAGCGGCATGGCCGCGTGCAGCCCGGCCAGCCCGGGGTTCAGCACCGATCCTATGGGGCCCGAGTAGACGGCCCCGTAGGCGTGCCCGCCCGTCTGGCGGTACACGGGGCAGGCGTTGAGGCAGGCGCCGCAACGCACGCAGCGGAGCGCCTCCCACGCCTCCGGGTCGGCGAGCACGTCGGTGCGGCCGTTGTCTACCAGCACGACGTGCACCTCCTCCGGGCCGTCGAGGTCCTCCGCGGTCCTGGGACCGTGGATCATGGAGACGTAGTTCCCCACCGGCTGTCCGGTCGCCGCCCGCGCCGTGAGCTGCAGAAACACCGCCAGGTCGCTCCAGCGCGGCAGCAGCTTCTCGATGCCCACCAGCGCCACATGCACCGGCGGCGCCGAGGTGGTGAGCCGGATGTTGCCCTCGTTCTCGATGAGCGCCACGGTGCCGGTCTCCGCCACCAGGAAGTTCCCCCCGGTGATGCCCACGTCGGCCGCGAGAAAGGCCTCGCGCAGGATCAGCCGCGAGACCCCCGCCAGCTCGTCGGGCGTCGCATCCAGCTCCGTCCCGTGAGTCTCGTGGTACAGCCGGCGGATCTCGTCCAGGCTCAGGTGGATGGCGGGGCCGACAATGTGGCTGGGCGGCTGTTCGAGCAGCTGCAGGATGTACTCCCCCAAGTCGGTCTCGAGCACGTCGACGCCCCGCTTCTCCAGCAGCTCGTTCACCTCGAGCTCCTCGGAGAGCATGCTCTTGCCCTTGACCGCCCGCCGCGCGCCCCGGCGCTCGAAGATGTCGGAGAGGATGCGGTGCACGTCCTCCTGCGACCCGGCCCAGTGGACTTCGGCGCCGTTGGCTTCGAGCCGCTTCTCGGCTTCCTCCAGGTACCGGTCCAGGTGGGTCAGCAGGTGCGTCTTCACCCCTTCGGCCCAGACCCGCCATTCCTCCGCGGCCACCCCCGCGAACGCGGCCCGGCGGCGCGCGTCGAACGACAGCGTCGCCCCGGTCACCGAGGCGCGCACATCCCCGCCTTCGCGCGCCCGCTTCGGGTACTCTCGGCTATGAATCTGCACCGGCTGCCTCCCAGAGAACGTCGGCAAGATGGCGCACGGCGAGGTCCTGCCCGCGCTTCCGCAGGCGGCTCGAGAGCTGGAGCAGGCAGCCGCAGTCGGCGGAGGTCAGGAAGTCGACCTGCTCCGCGGCGAGCGTGTCCAGCTTGCGGTCGGCCATCCCCGCGGACACCTGCGGGAAGCTCACCGAGAACAGGCCCCCGAAGCCGCAGCACTCCTCCGCCGCCTCCCAGGGCACCACTTCGGCCCCGGCGCTGTCCAGCAGTTCAAGCGGCTCTTCCCGGATGCCCAGCTCGCGCAGGGCGTGGCACCCGTGATGGTACGCGATCCGGCGTCCCTCCAGGCCGCGCCCGAGCTTCGTCACCCCGAGCACCCGCACCAGGAACTCCGCCAGCTCGAAGGTGCGCCCGGCGAGGTCGGCCGCCTGCCCCGACAGGTCGTCATCGTGGAAGAGATGAGCGTAGAAGCGCCGGAGCATGCAGGCGCAGCTCCCCGAGGGAAGCACCACGTACTCGCTCTCGCGGAAGACCTCAATGGTGTGCACAGCCATGCGGCGCGCCTCGGCATCCCGGCCCGCGTTGAAGGCCGGCTGTCCGCAGCAGGTCTGCGCCTCCGGAAAGTCGACCTCCACGCCCAGCTTGCGCAGCAGGCGCACGGCCGAGGCGGCGGCATCGGCGTAGAAGTGGTCGCCCAGACAGGTGACGAACAGGGATGCGCGCACGGGGGCAGCGGGCGACTCGGACATGGATATCGAGCGCTTCAGGCGGCGAGGCCGGCGCTGCGCACCAGGTCCAGGTCCTTGGTGACGATCAGGCCTTCGGCGCCGTCGACGCGCTCCAGCAGCTCGATGCCCTTGGCAGGGCCCAGGACCATGGCCGCGGTGGCGAGCGCGTCGGCGTCCATGGCGGAGCGGGCCACCACCGTGGCCGCACTCGCATGGTCGGGCGAGGAGCCCGTGCGCGGGTCGACGATATGGTGATGGCGGAGGTCGGCGGTGTACGCCCGCATATAGTCGCCCGAGGTGGCGATGCCCTGGTGGCGCACCTCGATCGTCCCCAGCATCGTCCCCGGCTCGCGCGGGTGCTCCACCCCCACCGGCCATCCCGCACCCGCCACCTCCCCCTCCCCGGCCGAGATGTCCCCGCCCCCGTCGGCCAGCACGCCGGCCGCGCCGGCGGCCGTTACCTGCTCGACCACCCGGTCGAGGATGTACCCCTTGGCGATGCCGTCGAGCGCGAGCGCCATGCCCGGGCGCGCGAACGCGATGCGCCCCTCATCCGCCGCGACGTGCTGGTGCCCGACCCGCGACATGGCCTCCTCTACCGCATTTTCCGCGGGCGGCGCGTCGGTCTCCGCAAAGCTGCTCCGGTAGAGTTCGATCAGCGGAGACACGGTGGGGTCGAAGGCGCCCCCGGTCAGCTCGGCGAAGTGAAGGGCGCGGCGCACCACCGCCACCAGCTCGGCCGGCGGGTCGTCGAGAACCCCGTCCCGGTTGAGCCGGGACACCGGCGTGTCGGGCCGGTAGCGGCTGAAGACCGCCTCCAGCCGATCGATCTCGTCGAAGGCGGCGCCGGCCAGCTCGCTCGCCCGCGATGCATCCGGGTGCACTACGGTGACGTGGACCAGCGTGCCCATGCGGGTGCGGGTATCGCTCGCGCTGTGCAGCCCGGCCCTGCGCAGGATCGCGGCTGTGAGTCCGCCGCCCATCGCCAGCAGCAGGCCCGCCGCCCCGCCGATCCGGAGGGCCGTGCGCCGGGAGACGCCCTCGGCCCCGGAACGGCCACTGCTCTCACGCACCGGTTTCGATCCGGGCACCGGGCGCCACCTTCAACTGCACCAGCCGGCGGCGCACCTCATCCATGTCGTGGCGGCAGACGCCGGCCTTCTCGATAAGCTTCGTCTCACAGATGTTGCAGCGAACGCACTCGCGAAAATCGATGCGCGGCCCCTCGATGGCCCCCGTGGGACATGCCTGCTCGCACACCTTGCAGTGGTCGCAGTGCTCCACCCGGCGGATGCGGAAGGGCGACACCGTGGAGGCGACCGCGAGCGCCGCGCCCAGCGGGCAGGCGTAGCGGCAGTAGAAGCGGGGGACGATCGCGGAGGCAACCAGGATCCCCCCGGCGATCGCCCACAGCACGATGGACGAACTCAGGAAGAAGACGGTCCCGAAGGGTTCGAAGAAGGAAAAGATGCTGGCCCGGCTCCCAGCGAGCGCCGGAAGCAGGATCGCCGCCAGGCACACGTACTTGACCAGGTACAGGCGCTTGTGCAGGACGCGCGGCAGTTCCCGCTTGAACTTCCTCGGAACCACCTTCTCCAGGAGGTCCTGCAAGACGCCGAACGGGCACAGGAACCCACAGAAGACGCGCCCCACCAGCAGCGTGGTCACCACCGTGAAGACCACGAACAGGAGCAGCGGGATGTCCTCCAGGAACACCGCCGGCCCCACGGAGATGACCGCAGTGATGTGCGACACCGAGAGGAAGCCGCCGTCGAACCAACCCAGGTAGAGGAAGGTCGCCACCAGGGCCACCCAGCGCAGCCGGTCGCGCTTCAGGAAGAAGGCCACCGTGACCAGCGCCAGCAGGCCCAGCATCCAGGCGACCTCGGCGGGCGAGGTGCGCGCCAGCGTGCGCTCGAGGACCGTCTGTTCCTCGGCGAGAGAGAAATCGAGGTCCGGCTGGGCCGCTGGCTGGACCGTCGCGGGAGGATTTTCCTCGGCCTCGGACGGATTCTCCTCGGCTTCGGACGGGTTCGCGGATGGCGCGGGGTCGCCTGCGGCCACGTCGGCTGCATCGGTCGCGTCGGCAGGGACAGGCGCAGCCGTGGGGTCATCATCGGGGGATGAGGACTCGCCCGCGGCAACTGCTTCGGCGGGAGCGGCGTCGCCCGCCATCCCCGGATCGTCCGGAGCAGCCTCCACGGCAACGTCCTCTTGCGCCGTCACCGCAACGTCTTCGGGGGCATCGCCCGCCGCCCCGCCGGCTTCCGCCGGATCTTCCGCTGGCTCGGAGGGGGCCGGTAACGGATCGCCCCCCTGGGCCACGGGCTCCGCGGGGTCAGGATCTTCCGCGGGTTCAGGATCTTCCGCGGGTTCAGGATCCTCCACGGGAGGCGCATCCTCCGCCACAACCCGCGCCGGGAGCTGCGGAGGCGGATATGCGGTCGTGTAGAGACCCATGCCCGGACGAAGATCGAAATGGATGTCGAAGGCCTGTTCGACGTCGAGCGAACCCGGCACGGCCATCACCCCGACGTTGCGGAACTGCCCCTGTACCATCCCGCTGCGCGGCTCGCCCAGCATGACGACGTCAGGGTTGTCCATTTCGATGGTGTCGGCGCCCTGCACCAGCGAGAGCGTGCGCGGATAGAAAAGGAGGGCCAGCGCGCCATCGACGCCCACGAGCATCAGAGGGTCTTCCTGCACCCGCTCCCCGAGCTGTTCCGCCACCTCGCCGAACCTGGTCCGGCCAACCAGCATCTCGCCGACGGAATCGCTGCGGATGTGCGCGAAGGAAAGCACGATTCGGGTGACGTCGTTTTCGAGCACATGGATCTGC carries:
- a CDS encoding LutB/LldF family L-lactate oxidation iron-sulfur protein; its protein translation is MQIHSREYPKRAREGGDVRASVTGATLSFDARRRAAFAGVAAEEWRVWAEGVKTHLLTHLDRYLEEAEKRLEANGAEVHWAGSQEDVHRILSDIFERRGARRAVKGKSMLSEELEVNELLEKRGVDVLETDLGEYILQLLEQPPSHIVGPAIHLSLDEIRRLYHETHGTELDATPDELAGVSRLILREAFLAADVGITGGNFLVAETGTVALIENEGNIRLTTSAPPVHVALVGIEKLLPRWSDLAVFLQLTARAATGQPVGNYVSMIHGPRTAEDLDGPEEVHVVLVDNGRTDVLADPEAWEALRCVRCGACLNACPVYRQTGGHAYGAVYSGPIGSVLNPGLAGLHAAMPLPFASSLCGACEEACPVRIPIPELLLSWRRRAVEAGMDSRAKAGLLKAWTAVATRPGLYRAAGGMLHALPEPVRRVPLPVVSGWREVRKDPEPSRASFRELWREGIE
- a CDS encoding Ppx/GppA phosphatase family protein translates to MTNQNGSDAQVEFPIRLACVDTGSNGIRFMAVEFTSPARYATLHSERVPIRLGHQVFLTGRLAPETMDATVEAFQRFRGYLKQFDIEHYRAVATSAVREARNGPLLVERIARETGIRLKAITGSEEARLVHLAVAARIGLEGGRWLLVDLGGGSVELSLVDDSGMLWSETHSMGSVRLLERLAEPGSEPGAFQRLLSEYVAVMNIPAPAQYWQPTGFIGCGGNIEALAALAAPGKTKDGVSRLPVSGLDSAIGLLARLSYSERIEQLGLRHDRADVILPAAVVFRRLAELTGTREILVPHIGVKEGVTLDLMADLNSRATNDSRQEKQLTQAAVSFGRRYMFDEAHGRHVARLAVSVFDQLESLHGQGSHARHLLKVAAILHDIGVFVAMKKHHKHTLYILGNSEIPGLSPRELAIVGNVARYHRKSHPRSHHRAYASLAPADRVLVDHLGAILRLVDGLDRQRRQLIRSVTATLDGRSLRLSADCAGDVLLERWTVDQKKGLFEETFGLQVVIDF
- a CDS encoding (Fe-S)-binding protein, which encodes MRASLFVTCLGDHFYADAAASAVRLLRKLGVEVDFPEAQTCCGQPAFNAGRDAEARRMAVHTIEVFRESEYVVLPSGSCACMLRRFYAHLFHDDDLSGQAADLAGRTFELAEFLVRVLGVTKLGRGLEGRRIAYHHGCHALRELGIREEPLELLDSAGAEVVPWEAAEECCGFGGLFSVSFPQVSAGMADRKLDTLAAEQVDFLTSADCGCLLQLSSRLRKRGQDLAVRHLADVLWEAAGADS
- a CDS encoding FAD:protein FMN transferase, with the protein product MRESSGRSGAEGVSRRTALRIGGAAGLLLAMGGGLTAAILRRAGLHSASDTRTRMGTLVHVTVVHPDASRASELAGAAFDEIDRLEAVFSRYRPDTPVSRLNRDGVLDDPPAELVAVVRRALHFAELTGGAFDPTVSPLIELYRSSFAETDAPPAENAVEEAMSRVGHQHVAADEGRIAFARPGMALALDGIAKGYILDRVVEQVTAAGAAGVLADGGGDISAGEGEVAGAGWPVGVEHPREPGTMLGTIEVRHQGIATSGDYMRAYTADLRHHHIVDPRTGSSPDHASAATVVARSAMDADALATAAMVLGPAKGIELLERVDGAEGLIVTKDLDLVRSAGLAA
- a CDS encoding LUD domain-containing protein; its protein translation is MRERILERVRRALRDRPRAPHPGELSTAATDAPTPVEHFAECFRAAGGEVHRFADADAARRWLHGFAAHFASVSHGTGVPAILALPAPEAPPREAALGVSVARAAAAQSGSLVLSSRDGRRTQLLPPVHVVLVDAGTVAGTLGEALAACRDDGGAALALHSGPSKSADIGQVMVTGVHGPGRVIALLLDEWPGPGP
- a CDS encoding 4Fe-4S binding protein, which encodes MPEAPEGTTVARLLRAAAVLCILTPAPAFAQQIADDFPFPQSLVEEVLPGATFFEMRDGDPRVIVGYAADAPDEDALVGYAFLTSDVPPEELGYNGPIEVLVGMDREGTLTGVRVTHYVESYIRTRGDFLRTPGYEAQFTGKSISDPFRAKRDVRVVSRATISVSAMSRGIRASARRVYANYLATRPSAESGGSLLTIGMEELEELSWSDMVAGELVPQIHVLENDVTRIVLSFAHIRSDSVGEMLVGRTRFGEVAEQLGERVQEDPLMLVGVDGALALLFYPRTLSLVQGADTIEMDNPDVVMLGEPRSGMVQGQFRNVGVMAVPGSLDVEQAFDIHFDLRPGMGLYTTAYPPPQLPARVVAEDAPPVEDPEPAEDPEPAEDPDPAEPVAQGGDPLPAPSEPAEDPAEAGGAAGDAPEDVAVTAQEDVAVEAAPDDPGMAGDAAPAEAVAAGESSSPDDDPTAAPVPADATDAADVAAGDPAPSANPSEAEENPSEAEENPPATVQPAAQPDLDFSLAEEQTVLERTLARTSPAEVAWMLGLLALVTVAFFLKRDRLRWVALVATFLYLGWFDGGFLSVSHITAVISVGPAVFLEDIPLLLFVVFTVVTTLLVGRVFCGFLCPFGVLQDLLEKVVPRKFKRELPRVLHKRLYLVKYVCLAAILLPALAGSRASIFSFFEPFGTVFFLSSSIVLWAIAGGILVASAIVPRFYCRYACPLGAALAVASTVSPFRIRRVEHCDHCKVCEQACPTGAIEGPRIDFRECVRCNICETKLIEKAGVCRHDMDEVRRRLVQLKVAPGARIETGA